In a single window of the Ooceraea biroi isolate clonal line C1 chromosome 8, Obir_v5.4, whole genome shotgun sequence genome:
- the LOC113562428 gene encoding uncharacterized protein LOC113562428 — MLLRFILLSKEVGSILLSIPESPAILTASELQLSNEIVEVLQPLEKLTREVCGERFVTASKIIPLINCLKNKIEKLRGSLKTQTALSLVDRLQNSISMRFGQIENNYIMATSTILDPRFKKLHFNQPLAY; from the coding sequence ATGTTACTACGATTTATTTTGCTCTCGAAAGAAGTtggatcaattttattaagtatCCCGGAGTCACCTGCAATATTGACTGCATCTGAGTTGCAATTGTCAAACGAAATTGTGGAAGTATTGCAACCACTTGAAAAACTTACAAGGGAAGTTTGTGGAGAACGATTTGTCACAGCTAGCAAAATCATTCCATTGATCAActgcttgaaaaataaaatagaaaaacttCGCGGGAGCCTAAAAACGCAAACTGCACTTTCTTTAGTTGATCGTCTTCAAAACTCTATTTCGATGAGATTTGGACAAatagaaaacaattatattatggCAACTTCGACGATCCTGGATCCCAGGTTCAAAAAATTACACTTTAATCAGCCTTTGGCATATTAG
- the LOC105278954 gene encoding uncharacterized protein LOC105278954, with product MVTDIVLNEKQYKEEVKSGGKGGGTTNLRNHLKRNHAGNKEVKVALGESETSNKKASNPEEANSSQLQLLSATSTSTSMPMDLSESNLTTTTSSPVPSLSESESRFGYLVKPFVFQPRIDSSFKQIKSFGEGGTRAGEITNAILFMIAKDCMSFQTVDNEGFRNLMKTTVLLYSVPGRKSITKKMEEKYEYLSECEKKLEKIDYFSVTMDIWTDVLNTVNYLGMTAHYEFEGELQSTTIGVTEMTERHISEVIGRWVKTILEDWHINDEKIVVVVTDNGANIKKAVRDTFGSARHVACFAHSIKDPAHFLWKWGPGQIG from the exons atgGTGACGGACATAGTGCTAAACGAAAAACAGTACAAAGA AGAAGTAAAGTCTGGTGGAAAAGGTGGTGGTACAACTAATTTAAGAAACCACTTAAAACGAAATCACGCAGGAAATAAAGAAGTAAAAGTAGCTTTAGGAGAAAGTGAAACAAGTAATAAAAAGGCTTCTAACCCGGAAGAAGCAAATTCG AGTCAGTTACAATTATTATCAGCGACATCTACCTCTACATCCATGCCCATGGACCTATCTGAATCTAATTTAACAACTACTACTTCTTCACCAGTACCTAGTCTGTCAGAATCAGAAAGCAGATTTGGTTATTTGGTTAAACCATTTGTATTCCAGCCAAGAATCGACAGCTCTTTTAagcaaataaaatcatttgGAG aGGGAGGTACAAGAGCAGGAGAAATCACCAATGCCATCCTTTTCATGATTGCCAAGGATTGTATGTCTTTCCAGACAGTAGATAATGAAGGATTCAGGAACCTGATGAAAACTACTGTTCTTCTTTATTCTGTACCTGGAAGAAAGTCGATCACaaaaaaaatggaagaaaaataTGAGTACTTAAGCGAATGTgaaaaaaaattggaaaaaattgattatttctcGGTAACGATGGATATCTGGACCGATGTACTCAACACCGTTAACTATTTAGGGATGACTGCTCACTACGAATTTGAAGGAGAATTGCAATCCACCACGATTGGTGTTACGGAAATGACAGAGCGACACATCTCTGAAGTTATAGGAAGATGGGTGAAAACGATTTTAGAGGACTGGCACATCAatgatgaaaaaatagttGTTGTCGTAACTGATAACGGagcgaatattaaaaaagcagTTAGAGATACCTTTGGATCTGCTAGACATGTTGCCTGTTTTGCTCATTCAATAAAGGACCCCGCACATTTCTTATGGAAATGGGGTCCCGGTCAAATTGGCTGA